One stretch of Punica granatum isolate Tunisia-2019 chromosome 5, ASM765513v2, whole genome shotgun sequence DNA includes these proteins:
- the LOC116209617 gene encoding laccase-7-like yields MARLEFAIACALTLLALSSTASAVIVEHTFHVKYLTVSKLCHQTVITAVNGSLPGPTIRVREGDSLHVHVINESPYNVTIHWHGVLQLMTGWADGPSYVTQCPIRPGTSYTYRFTITKQEGTLWWHAHVSWLRATVYGALVIRPRSGHKYPFPKPHREVPILLGEWWNANVIDVENQALATGAAPNNSDAYTINGRPGNLYNCSQNDTYKLKVQQGKTYLLRIINAALNNQLFFKIADHKMTVVAVDASYTKPYVTDVMLLAPGQTTDVLLTANQAPGAYYMAARPYASAPNVPINNSTTRGIMVYENALSTSASPKMPVLPPLNDTATAHKLNSNLTSLIGAPHWVPVPRDVDEHMYVTVGLGLEPCEKNRTCGGQNGQKFSASMNNHSFQFPTKLSMLEAFFFNVKGIYTTDFPNKPPVKFDYTNTTNSNNTALLFAPKRTSVKKVKFNATVEMILQDTSLITLENHPMHLHGFNFHVLAQGFGNFNPRTDRKKFNLIDPQIRNTIGVPVGGWAAIRFTADNPGVWIMHCHLDVHLPLGLATAFVVENGPTPATTLPPPPKDLPKC; encoded by the exons ATGGCCAGGCTCGAGTTTGCAATAGCGTGCGCTCTAACGCTTCTGGCGCTTTCATCGACCGCTTCTGCGGTTATCGTAGAACACACCTTTCAT GTGAAATACTTAACGGTGAGTAAGTTGTGCCACCAGACAGTGATAACGGCGGTGAACGGGAGCCTGCCCGGTCCAACCATCCGTGTAAGGGAAGGTGACAGCCTTCACGTTCACGTCATCAACGAGTCCCCTTACAACGTCACCATCCActg GCATGGAGTGCTTCAACTGATGACTGGCTGGGCGGATGGACCCTCTTACGTGACCCAGTGCCCGATCCGTCCAGGAACGAGCTACACATACAGATTCACGATCACGAAGCAGGAGGGAACCCTTTGGTGGCATGCTCATGTGTCGTGGCTCCGAGCAACTGTGTATGGGGCGCTGGTCATCCGTCCTAGATCGGGCCACAAGTACCCATTCCCTAAGCCTCACAGAGAAGTTCCTATTCTTCTGG GGGAGTGGTGGAACGCCAATGTCATCGATGTTGAGAACCAAGCTCTGGCAACCGGCGCAGCACCGAACAATTCTGATGCCTATACGATCAACGGAAGGCCCGGCAACCTGTACAATTGCTCTCAAAACGATACCTATAAGTTGAAGGTGCAGCAAGGAAAGACCTACCTGCTGCGCATAATCAACGCTGCGCTCAATAACCAGCTTTTCTTCAAGATAGCCGACCACAAGATGACCGTGGTCGCTGTGGACGCTTCGTACACAAAACCTTATGTCACCGACGTCATGCTCCTGGCTCCGGGCCAGACAACCGACGTCCTCCTAACTGCCAACCAGGCCCCGGGAGCCTACTATATGGCGGCCCGTCCTTATGCCAGTGCACCCAATGTGCCAATCAATAACAGCACAACAAGAGGGATCATGGTTTACGAGAATGCACTGTCAACATCAGCGTCTCCTAAGATGCCCGTTCTTCCGCCCTTGAACGACACAGCCACAGCCCACAAGCTCAACAGCAATCTGACCAGCCTCATAGGCGCCCCCCACTGGGTGCCAGTGCCACGCGATGTTGATGAGCACATGTACGTGACTGTTGGACTGGGGCTCGAGCCTTGTGAAAAGAACCGGACTTGTGGGGGACAGAATGGGCAGAAGTTCTCTGCTAGCATGAACAACCACTCCTTCCAGTTCCCTACCAAGTTATCCATGCTAGAGGCATTCTTTTTCAACGTGAAAGGGATCTACACCACCGACTTCCCGAACAAGCCGCCAGTGAAGTTTGACTATACGAACACGACCAACAGCAACAACACGGCTCTCTTGTTCGCTCCCAAGAGGACCAGCGTGAAGAAGGTGAAGTTCAATGCGACAGTAGAGATGATACTGCAAGACACATCCCTGATTACGCTCGAGAACCACCCGATGCACCTCCACGGGTTCAATTTCCACGTGCTCGCACAAGGGTTTGGCAACTTCAACCCCAGAACAGATCGTAAGAAATTTAACCTCATTGACCCGCAAATCCGCAACACCATTGGAGTGCCGGTCGGAGGATGGGCTGCCATCAGATTCACAGCTGATAATCCAG GCGTATGGATCATGCATTGTCATCTGGACGTCCACCTGCCGCTGGGTTTGGCCACCGCCTTCGTGGTTGAGAATGGCCCTACTCCCGCTACTACGCTGCCCCCTCCACCGAAAGATCTTCCCAAGTGTTAG
- the LOC116209616 gene encoding laccase-7-like has translation MARLEFAITCALTLLALSSVASAAIVEHTFQVKNLTVSKLCHRQVITAVNGSLPGPTIRVKEGDTLHVHVVNESPYNVTIHWHGVFQLMSGWADGPSYMTQCPIRPGSSYTYRFTITKQEGTLWWHAHVSWLRATVYGALVIRPRSGHKYPFPKPHREVPILLGEWWNANVIDVENQAQATGAAPNNSDAYTINGRPGNLYNCSKKNTYKLKVQQGKTYLLRIINAALNNQLFFTIADHKMTVVAVDASYTKPFVTNVVLVAPGQTTDVLLTTDQTPGAYYMAARPYASAPNVPINNSTTRGIMVYENAPSTSMTPKMPALPRLNDTATAHRLNSNLTSLVGAPHWAPVPRDVDEHMYVTVGLGLERCEKNRTCGGPNGQKLSASMNNHSFQFPTKLSILEAFFFNVKGIYTTDFPNKPPVKFDYTNTINSNNTALLFAPKRTSVKKVKFNATVEMILQDTSLITLENHPMHLHGFNFHVLAQGFGNFNTRTDRKKFNLVDPQIRNTIGVPVGGWAAIRFTADNPGAWIMHCHLDVHLPLGLATAFVVENGPTPATTLPPPPKDLPKC, from the exons ATGGCGAGGCTCGAGTTTGCAATAACGTGTGCTCTGACGCTTCTTGCACTTTCATCGGTGGCTTCTGCAGCTATCGTCGAACACACCTTTCAA GTGAAAAACTTAACGGTGAGTAAGTTGTGCCACCGGCAAGTGATAACGGCGGTGAACGGGAGCCTGCCGGGTCCAACCATCCGCGTCAAGGAAGGCGACACCCTTCACGTTCACGTCGTCAACGAGTCCCCTTACAACGTCACCATCCattg GCATGGAGTGTTTCAACTGATGAGTGGCTGGGCCGATGGACCTTCTTACATGACTCAGTGCCCGATCCGTCCGGGCTCGAGCTACACCTATAGATTCACCATCACAAAGCAAGAGGGAACCCTTTGGTGGCACGCCCATGTGTCATGGCTCCGAGCAACAGTGTATGGGGCACTGGTCATCCGTCCTAGATCGGGCCACAAGTACCCATTCCCTAAGCCTCACAGAGAAGTCCCCATTCTTCTTG GGGAGTGGTGGAACGCCAATGTCATTGATGTTGAGAACCAAGCCCAGGCAACCGGTGCAGCACCGAACAATTCTGATGCCTATACGATCAACGGAAGGCCCGGCAACCTTTACAATTGCTCTAAGAAAAATACCTATAAGTTGAAGGTGCAGCAAGGAAAGACCTACCTGCTGCGCATAATCAACGCTGCGCTCAATAACCAGCTTTTCTTCACGATAGCTGACCACAAGATGACCGTGGTCGCCGTGGATGCTTCGTACACGAAACCTTTTGTCACTAACGTAGTGCTCGTGGCGCCAGGCCAGACAACTGACGTCCTCCTGACCACCGACCAGACCCCAGGAGCCTACTACATGGCGGCACGTCCATATGCCAGTGCACCCAATGTGCCGATAAATAACAGCACAACCAGAGGGATCATGGTGTACGAAAACGCACCGTCGACATCAATGACTCCCAAGATGCCCGCTCTCCCTCGCTTGAATGACACAGCCACAGCCCACAGGCTCAACAGTAACCTGACAAGCCTCGTTGGCGCCCCTCATTGGGCGCCAGTGCCACGTGATGTTGACGAGCACATGTACGTGACCGTCGGACTGGGGCTCGAGCGGTGCGAAAAGAATCGGACTTGCGGAGGACCGAATGGGCAGAAGTTGTCGGCTAGCATGAACAATCATTCCTTCCAGTTCCCTACCAAGCTATCCATCCTAGAGGCATTCTTTTTCAACGTGAAAGGGATCTACACCACTGACTTCCCGAACAAGCCGCCAGTGAAGTTCGACTACACGAACACGATCAACAGCAACAACACGGCTCTCTTGTTCGCTCCCAAGAGGACCAGCGTGAAGAAGGTGAAGTTCAATGCGACAGTAGAGATGATACTGCAAGACACATCCCTGATTACGCTCGAGAACCACCCGATGCACCTGCACGGGTTCAACTTCCACGTGCTCGCACAAGGGTTTGGCAACTTCAACACCAGAACGGATCGTAAGAAATTTAACCTCGTTGACCCACAAATCCGCAACACCATTGGAGTGCCGGTCGGAGGATGGGCTGCCATCAGATTCACAGCTGATAATCCAG GCGCGTGGATCATGCATTGTCATCTGGACGTCCACCTGCCGTTGGGTTTGGCCACCGCCTTCGTGGTGGAGAATGGGCCAACTCCCGCCACTACGCTGCCCCCTCCACCAAAAGATCTTCCCAAGTGTTAG
- the LOC116207602 gene encoding uncharacterized protein LOC116207602 isoform X2, whose translation METTRAPGPDIELGAGVQHRRGERDAGFGCWEDNDGGEAAAAAATSSSSSGCSRFPSTGTGSRDGESGSFRSRSVEIEGGDREVKVDVGGFERDCRICHLGLGRNGDRSIDLGCSCKGDLAAAHKNCAEDWFNIRGNRQLWLHFILHQSGQMITS comes from the exons ATGGAGACAACCCGAGCTCCCGGGCCCGACATAGAGCTGGGGGCGGGCGTCCAACACCGGCGGGGAGAGAGGGACGCCGGCTTTGGCTGCTGGGAAGACAATGACGGAGGAGaagccgccgccgccgccgccacctcctcatcctcatccGGCTGCTCCCGGTTCCCCTCCACCGGGACCGGGTCCCGCGACGGTGAGAGCGGCAGCTTCCGCTCCCGGTCGGTAGAGATCGAGGGCGGGGACCGGGAGGTTAAGGTGGACGTCGGGGGATTCGAGAGGGACTGTCGGATTTGCCACCTGGGACTGGGGAGGAACGGCGACCGGTCCATTGACTTGGGGTGTTCTTGTAAAGGGGATTTGGCGGCTGCCCATAAGAACTGCGCCGAGGACTGGTTCAATATCAGAGGCAATAG GCAACTGTGGCTTCACTTCATCCTACATCAATCTGGTCAAATGATTACTTCCTGA
- the LOC116207602 gene encoding E3 ubiquitin-protein ligase MARCH11-like isoform X1, translating to METTRAPGPDIELGAGVQHRRGERDAGFGCWEDNDGGEAAAAAATSSSSSGCSRFPSTGTGSRDGESGSFRSRSVEIEGGDREVKVDVGGFERDCRICHLGLGRNGDRSIDLGCSCKGDLAAAHKNCAEDWFNIRGNRTCEICHSVAQNVATPNEADPTGHTGGANANIMSISAVSTLASPDHRSFWDGHRFLNFLLACMVVAFVISWLFHFRVPSHH from the exons ATGGAGACAACCCGAGCTCCCGGGCCCGACATAGAGCTGGGGGCGGGCGTCCAACACCGGCGGGGAGAGAGGGACGCCGGCTTTGGCTGCTGGGAAGACAATGACGGAGGAGaagccgccgccgccgccgccacctcctcatcctcatccGGCTGCTCCCGGTTCCCCTCCACCGGGACCGGGTCCCGCGACGGTGAGAGCGGCAGCTTCCGCTCCCGGTCGGTAGAGATCGAGGGCGGGGACCGGGAGGTTAAGGTGGACGTCGGGGGATTCGAGAGGGACTGTCGGATTTGCCACCTGGGACTGGGGAGGAACGGCGACCGGTCCATTGACTTGGGGTGTTCTTGTAAAGGGGATTTGGCGGCTGCCCATAAGAACTGCGCCGAGGACTGGTTCAATATCAGAGGCAATAG GACATGCGAGATTTGCCATTCGGTGGCACAAAATGTTGCCACTCCAAACGAGGCTGACCCAACTGGGCATACTGGGGGTGCCAACGCTAATATCATGTCCATATCAGCAGTATCCACCTTGGCATCTCCTGATCACCGGAGCTTTTGGGACGGTCATCGGTTCTTGAACTTTCTGCTCGCCTGCATGGTGGTCGCGTTCGTCATATCGTGGCTCTTCCACTTCAGAGTCCCATCTCATCACTAG
- the LOC116207601 gene encoding phosphatidylinositol:ceramide inositolphosphotransferase 1-like — translation MTLYIGRETSKLWKRICAETTAEISLLAENWRYILAGLIFQYIHGLAARGVHYLHRPGPTLQDVGFYLLPELGQDKAYISETVFTFVFLSFVLWTFHPFIFKTKKIYTVLVWCRVLAFLVGSQFLRIITFYSTQLPGPNYHCREGSKLARLPHPQSVFEVLLINFPRGAIYGCGDLIFSSHMIFTLVFVLTYQKYGTKRFVKQVAWLIAVIQSFLIVASRKHYTVDVVVAWYTVNLVVFFIDKKLPELPDRTSGLSPLLLPMSVKDKDGRNKEENHKLLNGNSVDSSDWRLRTPVNGKILEDGNNPHDNAMNGA, via the exons ATGACCCTTTACATTGGTCGCGAAACTTCCAAG CTTTGGAAGAGAATCTGCGCAGAGACAACCGCAGAGATCAGCCTCCTCGCCGAGAATTGGAGATACATCCTTGCTGGTCTAATCTTTCAG TACATACATGGTCTTGCCGCTCGAGGAGTCCATTATTTACATAGGCCAGGGCCTACGCTTCAGGATGTTGGGTTCTATTTACTTCCG GAACTTGGACAGGACAAAGCTTACATCAGCGAAACTGTCTTCACCTTTGTCTTCTTATCTTTTGTCCTG TGGACCTTCCATCCTTTCATCTTCAAGACCAAGAAGATCTACACAGTTCTTGTGTGGTGCAGGGTTTTAGCTTTCCTAGTG GGTTCCCAATTTCTTCGAATCATTACATTTTATTCTACACAGCTTCCCGGTCCAAATTATCATTGCCGCGAG GGCTCAAAGCTAGCTCGGCTTCCTCATCCGCAGAGCGTTTTTGAAGTCCTCCTCATTAACT TTCCTCGGGGAGCTATATATGGCTGCGGCGATCTGATATTTTCGTCACACATGATCTTCACCTTAGTCTTTGTCCTCACATATCAGAAATATGGCACGAAAAG GTTTGTGAAGCAGGTCGCATGGCTTATTGCTGTAATTCAGAGTTTTCTGATCGTAGCTTCTCGGAAACACTACACTGTTGATGTTGTGGTCGCATG GTACACCGTGAACTTGGTGGTGTTCTTCATCGACAAGAAATTGCCTG AACTCCCTGATCGTACGAGCGGATTATCTCCACTGTTGCTGCCCATGAGTGTCAAGGACAAGGATGGGAGGAACAAGGAAGAGAATCACAAGCTCTTGAACGGGAATTCGGTGGACTCTTCTGATTGG AGACTGAGGACTCCCGTCAATGGAAAGATCTTGGAAGACGGGAACAACCCACATGATAACGCGATGAACGGTGCTTAG